ACCCAATGTGCTCGAGAAGCTACTATTGCAAGGGTTTACCTTTGTTTCGACCGTACTGCTTGGAGTttgaatcgagctcgagctttcaTTGTCTGTCCAGTGCAGATCCTTGTACCCgatcatcaaatttttttgacCAAACCCGAATTTGTGATTTTCATTTCTTTCCCTAGTTGGCCTAGTTTCTTCCACACCTGCCCTGATCAAGCTTCTTTTGTTCCTCTGTAACATAGACACCTTCCATCTCAGGCTGTTGTTTCGAACTTTAACGAGTGAAAGAGAAGAACTATTGCGATGAGTTAGAGCTTCGACTTTCTTGAATACGTAGTTCTTGGTTTTCTTGATGGCGAACATGATCGACCACAGCATTGGATGGATTATTCTTCCTTTTCTGGCTAGCTTGAGAATCTGGAGTCGATGTTTGGCTATAGCAATGCCCATACTCTGAAGAAATTCATGGTTGAAATAGAGTATGTCGTCTTCTTCGAGCTCGTTGTATGTGAAAATGACGGCGTAGTCGTAGACAAGAGATGGATCAAGACTGGTTTTTGATAGCCAAGTGAACCAATCCATGGCTTGGTTTGATTTACTTGCAAATGCCGGTGGATGGAGTGGTGAATGATTTAGTGCATTGTGAGATCACATGGAACCAATATGTCCAGATTATTTAGAATTAATTGGCCCGGCTACAATTGGTTGGTAGTTGGAACTGAGAGTGACAAATCGAACTGTATACTTTGGCCTAATTAATGCTATGTCCCCAAATGGAAACATGACACTTCTGCGCCACTGCTTTTATTTAGATTGGAGTCATGTTCCAGAGACTTTAATTGATTCATTCTTTAATAAAAACATAGTTACAGTTGTTATGGTAAAATATATCATGACACGTGTATCATTCAATGTAGAACaggacccaaaaaaaaaaagaaacctaCTATTTTATGTCTTAAAGGTTTGAATTCAATAGTTCTCTCCTAGAAATTCAAGGTTAGAACTGATTAGAATGTGGTTTTGagagaagaaaatatattgTGAATATGTTGAAAACAACGACTGTCCGCAATTTGGCAAGGATTCCATGTCTTGTTTTTCGAAAAGGTGCACCTCTACGCATTTGAGTTCGTCTCGAGTTGTCAATCAACGGTCATCTAAAATTCCCGTGATCTATCTACTGACAAAATCCGTTTACATTTTCTTGTCCAACTTCGAAAATTGAACTTCCGAGAGTAATTGAAGAATAGTTGGGCGTATTTTATGTCACTTTGTGCTGGAAAACGTTTCCTTCCATCATTACACCCCAACTTGGTTTTCTCATTCGAACATGCTAGCGATCAAAGATGTCACTTGTTATGCAGTACCCTACTTGCCAGCATCCCACAAACAAAAATACCAAAATAATATAGAAATGTACATGTTTAGCATATTCTTCAATAAATACACGATGTTAAGAGGCTGTAAGAAATCTTTCATCACACAAGAATACAGGCCACaggaaaaaaaggaaagaaagaaaatcaGGCAAATGAGTAATTTCAAGTTTTGAAACATTGAATCCCACTTGATCTCTTCAACAACACAAGACCAataatcatcataatcttcACTCAATTTCTCACCATCCCTTTCAATATCTTGCAAAGCATTGTTCAGAGACTTTTCCATTATCGAACTAGGCAAGAGCGCGGGGAATCTTCCATTCACGGTCAAAAGTGGAGATTTGCTTATCTTATTAGGCACAACTGGCCACTTGCTTTTCTCGGCCTTAGCATCCTTATATCTTAAACTAGGCATGATGACGAGGGGCGACTCATCACGACATGCCCAAgatcgaaaatttgttgaaaacTTGGACGTTTTGGGCTTGATCGCAGTGAGTAATTTTGACACTAGATGTGGGACgctttccttttcctttgtagCAAGTTTGAGGATTTCTAGCCTATGTTTTGCTATGGAAATCCCCATGCTTCGGAGGAAGTCATGGTTGAAGTAAAAAATGTCATCTTTTTCAAGCTCATTTTGTGCGAAAGCCAGGGCATATTCATAGACAAGAAAGGGGTCTAGGCTTGTCTTTGAAAGCCAAGAGAACGGGGTTTGTTTGTGCCTTTGTGTTattaaatatatgttaaaatccGCCAACACCAGATGTAACGGCATGCTTTCTCTCTGTAGGGGATAGGCGTGAGTTCGATAGCAAGTTAAAGCAAAATTTTAAGCTGAAACTCACATATGTTAATAAGCTTACAATTAACGAAAGTTTGGACTTTTAGCAATTTACTCTTGTACAAAGGATTAATGAAATAGTGTCACGCCATATACAATGCAACACAATCACAGAACACGAATATTGGCCACGAAATCCAAATGGGTCTGTGAATTAGTTTCGTGTATTTCTCTGCAGATTTGAGTAAAGCTTGAGAATGTAGCTTTAATGGAATTGTGATAGTTCAATTGTCAAGTACACTGAGCACTCCAAAGGAGGGTAAGCGAATCATATTTATACCTGTCACTGAAACAAGAAATTAACTTTCTTGGATCCTCACACCTTGCCATTAGAGCTGTTACTTTAAGAACAATCTTTGGTTTTAGTGTCTCGTGGAGGCGCTAGCAGCATAACATTGTCTTAAAATAACCAAAGTTTCAATCCTTTTTCCTCGCTTTAAATAATGACAACGAAAAGCTCGATTGTCTTGAGCTGATCCAATATCATTGTGGCAGAAAAGGAAAACGTAGAGCATGTATCAGTAAATAATCATTGTATTTTCCACAGAAAATGGCCATTTAACATAGCAGAATCCAAAAAAGAAAAGGGTCATTCTGATTCGCTTTTAAGGCCATAGATATTGCCAATAACTCCAGCAATGCTAACTATGGTTGCCAAAGTTAACATAAACCAAGATAACACCACCTCCTTGTGGCTCAACTCATTCCCTTCTTTGCCTAACCTTAATGCAATTAGGGCCGGGAATGTGAAACCCAACGAGACTGCTGTTGCTGCTCCCGTAAACTTAAAAGCAGTCAAAATGTTCGGAATCATAGTCGAACCTAGATATATAAACGCCAAGATAACTACAGTAAGAACCAAGCACCTTTGCCTACTCTCACAAAGTGGATTTAGTCCCTCAAACAATAGTGTATCTACTGTTTGCCTTAATGAGAAGTGAATCACGGGGAACACCAAAATCAAATGAAAAACATACCCAATACGTACAATGTAATTCAAAGCTGTACTAAACCGAATTCCAAGATCCTTATCAAAGTTGGTGAGTACATCGGATTCCGTATCCTTTCCGAAAAGTAAGTAGCCAGAAATAGCAGTTGAAGCATAAACTAGAACACAAATAACCGTTGTGATCCTTCCTACACGATACATTTTGTGAGGAGCGCGCCCTTCAAGCTCGTTATAAATAGGTTGCACATTAAAGTGGCATACATAAGCATTTGACATGATGGGAATCACAACAAGTAAATCAAGAATAGCTTTCTTGGATCCAAAGTCGGGTAACATCCTTGGAGGCTCGATTTTCCCTTTTACGAGTTTAATGAAAGCAATTACAAATGCGACAATAACAAACAACACTGCGAGTGCCACAGAAGCAGCTGATGTCATGCTCAatgaatcaatcttatctaAAGCACAAATGGGAGCGAGAAAGAGCACCAATACTATGAGAATAACTAGCTTCCTATGATCCCAAACACCATGTCCCAGCCATTGATCAAAAACACCAATATGTCGAATCGAACCTGACATAACATCACCAATGAtgatcaaataaacaacaagAACTCCAGCATTATTAACAATAATGCGAAATTCAGATAAAACTCTAGTTGTCCTACCCAATGCAGCCTGAACAACTTCACCATATGACGAAGCCTTACATTGAACTGAAAAACGTACCAGCATTTCGACACTAATTTCCGACAAAATACCCATTAAGACAATCAAGATCACACCCAAAACCAAGCCCAAGACTTTCATCGTGGCTGGCAAAGCCATGATGCCAGCCCCAATAATAGAAGTGGTGAGATTAAAAACAGCCCCATAAATATCCGATTCAGATTTTCTTTCCCCAAATATAAGGGGTAAATCTTCAAAGTCTAATACATCATCAACATCTAAATCACCCCCTGTATTGGGATGTAAATACCCATGTTTTTCTTGATCTAAAGAACCTAAGCCCAACGGATTCTTGAATCCAAAGTTTCCATCTTTCACATCTAATCTCGCATAATTGCTATCCATCTGTTGTTTCCACTATATTCTCACAAATCAATAGAGAGAAGGGGATACTCGCGGAAGAATCGATGACAAGTTTGATGCGCGATTTCTCGGATAGTTGATAATCGATTACATTTTCTGAAACAGGGCTTTAGATCTCAGGTGAATAGTTGACTTTCATCCTTCGCATGGTAGACCCAATCCGTATAAAAGACGAACTCCATATAATTTGGGTTCTATGGTTCCTCATTGGAGAATAAGGAAGTGAATTTATGACGTCTCAGAATCTCCAGCTATGAATTTGCGCTTTACGAACatttgttgatattttattaggtattttgttttttaacctGTTCAactatttcattaaaaaaattctttatatgtatttaaaaaacacacaaagaagttattttcttaattaaataattaactgatgttattttacaaattttcacTACTTTATTCCATCTCAGAAAAAATCAcatcttttatttaaatatgttttgttttGGATGAATAGTTTTGTCTAATTTTTTTCCCACCGCGATCAACTAACATATTTGATAGATGTGGGTGGGTTATGCCCTCTACATTTTCATGATTTCTTGTCATATGTTAGTGCATGTGTTATGATAATGAATCTAGTTTGAGTatgtctattgtgagacggtctcaagaatttttatctgtaagacgggtcaaccctaccgatattcacaataaaaagtaacactcttatcataaaaagtaatactttttcatggatgacccaaataagatattcgacccacgaaattgatccttGAGATCGTCTTACAGAAATTTTTGTGATCTAGTTTTATTACATATGCTGAAATATTACCATTGTGTATTATTTCTTTTTAGGTTACAGTTAGTAATAGAATCCAAATTGGGCTTCATTCGTATACTCACTTTGAGAGGCCCAAAATTTCAACTTCACATAATATGCAAACTCACgccttaatttttaaaaatgttatggaaCTGCTTTTAATAGTTGGTCTCTAAGTTAAAGTTTTTTTCTGGATTATANGATGCGCAGCACACTTGGAATCCTgtttttttctaataaaaaaataataataaattgagCTTTTTATTGTTGTTACCTGATTATTCTGACATTTGAGATTTTTgctatcattaaaaaaataattttgtgtgtttttcgaACTCACattctatttaatttaattgaaatctAAAAATTGTTCATATGGTGATTTTGATTATCCAAAATTGATTATGATAGTAAGTTAGAATTAGGGTAATTTATTTATCAGACATTACTCATTTCTGATTTTTAGTTTTGcattttttgttttcaacaCTAAtcacttttgattttttttcactttttctaATCCACAAATTAGTTGGTTTTTTATTAGACGctctcacatatctttattcatgatacgagtcaactatatatatatttacaataaaaaataacatttttgacataaaaaaataatatttttcatgagtgatctaaaatagaatatatatattacaaaattgACCCATGATATCATCTCACATGAGTTGTTGTATCAATATATTTAATCAGTTTTGTAAAAACATAATTTGTTTTCAAACACTCCCTTAATTGTCTGTAAAATAAGTTGATCCACAagtatctatattatattattaaatttgagtcttttaaaataaccaaattttgtgtcatgatctgttttaataattatatatattaataatgctaaaattttaatacaaattgcATGCAGCTCAGCGAATAGAGTCTTTCTTTCATAAACATCAAGTTGTAGGTTTGAAACTTTGATATTTNtaaaaagtaatattcttagcataaaaaataatattttttcatggattacccaaataaaagatatgtctcacaaaatacgatccgtgagaccgtctcatacaagtttttgcttttaataATTGGTCTCTAAGTTAAAGTTTTTTTCTGGGTTATATATTGCATGCAAATAAATTTGAACTTCTTGTGATTTCTttgcataaaatatatatacatatttggTATCTGGTTTTAAAATGTCTCTTCCTTATTTACTATTTACGAAGAAATAAAgcaccaaaaaaaattatttaaaaaaacaaagaaaaatcagGCACGTACTCGGAATATGCAACTCATTCATATAACGTTGCTGCTATAACCAATAAAGATGCCAGCTTTTCATAAAGAAAGTGGGTAATTGATAAAGATGCGCAGCACACTTGGAATCCTgtttttttctaataaaaaaataataataaattgagCTTTTTATTGTTGTTACCTGATTATTCTGACATTTGAGATTTTTgctatcattaaaaaaataattttgtgtgtttttcgaACTCACattctatttaatttaattgaaatctAAAAATTGTTCATATGGTGATTTTGATTATCCAAAATTGATTATGATAGTAAGTTAGAATTAGGGTAATTTATTTATCAGACATTACTCATTTCTGATTTTTAGTTTTGcattttttgttttcaacaCTAAtcacttttgattttttttcactttttctaATCCACAAATTAGTTGGTTTTTTATTAGACGctctcacatatctttattcatgatacgagtcaactatatatatatttacaataaaaaataacatttttgacat
This genomic window from Primulina huaijiensis isolate GDHJ02 chromosome 7, ASM1229523v2, whole genome shotgun sequence contains:
- the LOC140980256 gene encoding amino acid transporter AVT6E-like isoform X2, whose product is MDSNYARLDVKDGNFGFKNPLGLGSLDQEKHGYLHPNTGGDLDVDDVLDFEDLPLIFGERKSESDIYGAVFNLTTSIIGAGIMALPATMKVLGLVLGVILIVLMGILSEISVEMLVRFSVQCKASSYGEVVQAALGSIRHIGVFDQWLGHGVWDHRKLVILIVLVLFLAPICALDKIDSLSMTSAASVALAVLFVIVAFVIAFIKLVKGKIEPPRMLPDFGSKKAILDLLVVIPIMSNAYVCHFNVQPIYNELEGRAPHKMYRVGRITTVICVLVYASTAISGYLLFGKDTESDVLTNFDKDLGIRFSTALNYIVRIGYVFHLILVFPVIHFSLRQTVDTLLFEGLNPLCESRQRCLVLTVVILAFIYLGSTMIPNILTAFKFTGAATAVSLGFTFPALIALRLGKEGNELSHKEVVLSWFMLTLATIVSIAGVIGNIYGLKSESE
- the LOC140980256 gene encoding amino acid transporter AVT6E-like isoform X1; this translates as MDSNYARLDVKDGNFGFKNPLGLGSLDQEKHGYLHPNTGGDLDVDDVLDFEDLPLIFGERKSESDIYGAVFNLTTSIIGAGIMALPATMKVLGLVLGVILIVLMGILSEISVEMLVRFSVQCKASSYGEVVQAALGRTTRVLSEFRIIVNNAGVLVVYLIIIGDVMSGSIRHIGVFDQWLGHGVWDHRKLVILIVLVLFLAPICALDKIDSLSMTSAASVALAVLFVIVAFVIAFIKLVKGKIEPPRMLPDFGSKKAILDLLVVIPIMSNAYVCHFNVQPIYNELEGRAPHKMYRVGRITTVICVLVYASTAISGYLLFGKDTESDVLTNFDKDLGIRFSTALNYIVRIGYVFHLILVFPVIHFSLRQTVDTLLFEGLNPLCESRQRCLVLTVVILAFIYLGSTMIPNILTAFKFTGAATAVSLGFTFPALIALRLGKEGNELSHKEVVLSWFMLTLATIVSIAGVIGNIYGLKSESE